In Stieleria varia, one genomic interval encodes:
- a CDS encoding outer membrane beta-barrel protein encodes MSPRKFFRSREAIQRIVLRVCTSVGISVFLLLCSQANAQFVPSVYESTTGPLPEQDFVWPNIDLSVDESPTASEEEVEQVAFEPPFPSASSVEKTGQTNFAPITSFNASPCDLQARHCDACDVCGDFFRIRQSTYQAGGWWQQGVTLNPDDPRNRLNAPVLFNDRANDYQMNQLYFYAGKTASVDGSQWDWGGRIDLNYGTDSRFVTVPGLEEHDDRTPRWNSETSDYGLAVPQVYVDLGTPIGPYGSTIRLGHFYALGGYETFAAPENFFYSHAYTYLYGEPFTHSGGMWFGKLTPTLSAAVAGTTGWDSLYTDLSEWGVRAGLLKTFNAGKTTIALTGHGGDDFTGIRTAAGTSAAPRAWASLVMKHFLSPNLYYVLQGDYGYQQDAVVVLDNGNNTVGFGDANWYGINQYLVYQWNQKWSAGMRVEWFRDDGNSRVGLPIEYVNGGPAFNGSDYFSLTTGINYKPHPSVLLRTELRYDSSDVESNPAIPGGVAGIHPFDDRSDDDQLTIAMDAILMF; translated from the coding sequence ATGAGTCCGCGGAAGTTTTTTCGATCACGCGAGGCGATTCAGCGAATCGTGCTGCGAGTATGCACGAGTGTTGGAATTTCGGTATTCCTGTTATTGTGTAGTCAAGCCAACGCGCAATTCGTTCCGTCAGTGTACGAGTCGACGACCGGTCCATTGCCAGAACAAGATTTCGTTTGGCCCAATATCGATCTCTCAGTGGATGAGTCGCCAACGGCGAGTGAGGAAGAGGTCGAGCAGGTTGCATTTGAACCTCCGTTTCCTTCTGCATCGTCCGTGGAAAAAACGGGCCAAACCAACTTCGCCCCGATCACAAGCTTCAACGCGTCGCCCTGTGACCTGCAGGCACGCCACTGCGATGCGTGTGACGTCTGTGGAGACTTCTTTCGGATTCGTCAATCGACGTACCAAGCTGGTGGTTGGTGGCAACAAGGCGTGACGTTGAATCCAGACGATCCACGCAATCGCCTCAATGCTCCGGTGTTGTTTAATGATCGGGCAAACGACTATCAGATGAACCAGCTCTATTTCTATGCGGGCAAGACTGCGAGCGTGGACGGTTCGCAGTGGGATTGGGGCGGTCGTATTGATCTCAACTACGGAACCGACAGTCGTTTTGTGACCGTTCCTGGTTTAGAGGAGCACGATGATCGCACGCCGCGATGGAACAGTGAAACGTCCGACTACGGGCTAGCGGTTCCTCAAGTCTACGTGGATTTGGGCACGCCGATTGGACCCTACGGCAGCACGATTCGCTTGGGTCATTTCTATGCATTGGGTGGATACGAGACATTTGCCGCACCAGAAAACTTCTTTTATTCGCACGCGTACACATACCTCTATGGCGAACCATTCACTCATTCAGGCGGCATGTGGTTTGGTAAGCTGACGCCGACACTTTCCGCGGCTGTAGCGGGGACAACCGGATGGGACTCCCTCTACACCGACTTGAGTGAATGGGGTGTTCGAGCGGGGCTGCTAAAGACATTCAACGCCGGCAAGACGACGATTGCATTGACCGGTCACGGAGGCGACGACTTCACAGGCATTCGCACGGCGGCGGGGACGTCGGCTGCACCGCGAGCATGGGCGTCGCTGGTGATGAAGCATTTTCTCAGCCCGAATCTCTATTACGTTTTGCAAGGAGACTACGGCTACCAGCAGGATGCCGTCGTCGTTCTGGACAACGGGAACAACACGGTCGGTTTTGGCGATGCCAATTGGTATGGAATCAATCAGTACCTCGTCTATCAATGGAACCAAAAATGGTCGGCGGGGATGAGAGTCGAGTGGTTCCGAGATGACGGAAACAGTCGTGTCGGTTTGCCGATCGAGTACGTCAATGGTGGTCCCGCATTCAACGGCAGCGACTATTTTTCATTGACCACCGGCATCAACTACAAACCACACCCCAGCGTATTGTTGCGAACAGAGCTTCGCTACGACAGTTCCGATGTCGAGAGTAATCCGGCTATCCCCGGCGGTGTCGCGGGCATTCACCCGTTCGACGACCGCAGTGACGACGATCAATTGACGATCGCGATGGATGCGATCTTGATGTTCTAA
- a CDS encoding Ig-like domain-containing protein yields MVHRHRPASRLHSRHAKRRIMLEQLECRQLLAVDGFQIDLSGGGTVDLFDTDGGASIHELFVNGSPNGGTLGTSNVPGQNNENPVAVADSVVVNEDGPLINILVADLLANDSDPDNSGQMAIASIDDSSTVGQVTLDVNSGTILYDPSGLFESLGVGQSSVDVFSYTLDDGANGRGNAMVTVTINGVNDAPAITGPASTRVDEGGTAAASGTFADIDDGDAIILSASEGSVVGGDDGGWSWSMDTFDGPDQSRDITITATDGSSETASWTFRLNIDNVAPSIELTGAETAVEGAGYALTLGTVTDPGQETITSYIVDWGDGTTESFSDAGVKTHVFPGGPATHVITVSVVDEDGTHTAATKSVVVENAAPQINVDQATVMIDEGFVATNSGTFHDAGTDEVTLSASVGSVMKENDDAWSWTLATQDGPVESQTVTITATDSDGAQFTATFELFVSNVAPALTVDTALVTVDEGSIATNSGTFADVDQDDVTLTASFGTVAQDVNGSWSWTAGITDGPDQSQTVTITAIDEDGGQSTVTFGLVVNNLAPVASDQTIDVIGNVPVTLPLAVLLEGATDVGMDELSVLTLDDSATSGLLSIDEQNQTFRYVPVTGFTGSDSFDFIIVDSDGATHAATTLITVSNTIWFVDNSAASGGDGSLSAPFNSLAPLNVDNNVENGGDPDRPSDVIFVATGMGVYDTSHGEIEHDSGFRMEDNQVLVGQGANALTLESWLDEQHGWILPNGSDPLPSLGGLSPHITNTTGDVITIGNGNLITGVTLDPVASAGIAGEGVDGLVVEFVIIITSGGTNDNEGIRLTTVTGTLTFSSLDIGSETGQTNAGTAIQIDGGTANLSFSDVDIDQQGGSLISIINTFASTLEFDENSELRLGGSTEAAITIADNDGGTVIINNVSNSDPSATVVFNIVGNEGLTTTTPVNDAPSFSLAADEVNVDLLDGTASFSGLFANLVPGPADEVTQAVALSIIGNDHAEMFAAAPEIDANGNLVFTPLAVGSATLTVIATDDGGTANGGVNVSESKTITIHVTEANRPPQLDEIIDPVIDESVLLSFTATASDPNRADTLTFQLTGDVPVGASITSDGEFGWMPTEEQGPGDYTFNIVVSDGDLSDLQSITVTVQESNSAPTLDVIAPAVIDEGDLYTFTASASDSDLPANLLAFSLAGEVPAGATMDSEGRFQWTPTEAQGPGVFQFDIVVSDGDLIDSQTIQIQVNDVPNAPVLGPLPSQTTSEGVEIRFTAVATDSDLPIQILSYSLAGDVPTGAAITPAGEFTWTPDETHGSGQFIFDVVVSDGSLSHSQSVTIDVTESNETPSLASIDAQTVAEHSTLNFQVTATDADLPAQTLTYSLAGTVPTGAAITPTGEFTWTPDETHGSGQFVFDVVVSDGSLTRSQSVTIDVTESNETPSLASIDAQTVAEHSTLNFQVTATDADLPAQTLTYSLAGTVPTGAAITPTGEFTWTPDETHGSGQFVFDVVVSDGSLTRSQSVTIDVTESNETPVLASIDVQTVAEHSTLSFQVTATDTDLPAQALTYSLAGAVPTGAAITPTGEFTWTPDETHGSGQFVFDVVVSDGSLTHSRSVTIDVTESNGAPVLAPIGNQVVDENSLLSFSVNATDSDLPAQTLVYSLAGNVPAGAMITNTGEFSWTPNESQGPGIYSFDLVVSDGVSSDSETISVLVNDVVLPTIAQVRLEMSEIHVGGETFYASWLEVTELGDSVTPATRIDLMRAGDSSFDRLYTVGAYHEASFDYGTIADMVLAHDGEHQIGIDYDGDGDHEALFTIDVDLSALDAASFPEPPNITSPSGTIETTTPTLVWDAIAGAETLYVSVVQNNDNFDEVWYTEPELHGASTSVTSGLLPTDTDLIASVQANFRRDDLASISSDDGAVSLAFYVNAVSGNPFTISESNPSGAGRIIDGFDGNSGGVPSGWSVPVGEPSGVVEQNSAVNFSTDSLLALTPNQTVDLQNQETTFVAHFDSLTGQSGVALGFYTSFDDTGEDAGIEVFYQAANNLFDIDIWDAGGTAPDYDLNLNVPDSYGGGAFDITLTVSPAGYQIELVGDVNFDSGLLSYPEGHGLTQMGNASHPGIIINMESGTATASLTGVEITSHEVSDTPFAEFEIALEQAIFPDGSTAAFGYLDITLTQDDRWSSEMEIHIQRPGGAFEQQPTGWNSVGLDLEMSDGQTLDDFIASIAGQYVVGVDYDGATDGNSDFDEQFTVILDLAGIDEESFPAIPTIVSPASGAILPAGNRMVTLDWEPVAEIDFYHVGVSGGVSTDVPAEETQQTFEFLPSGQSLLGFVGGSKNHSRTSLAPGDPTVDHVFRMSTYRGVDLSIESELTGISQGGAIGTHAGGSTTLGGLDYEFVGVHHDALLFADYLRPGGWEDVAEIIGGDDRLQQFLATAQWTGEIYQVWDIALIDDTETDVDFVHGDLKLRYDTTLFDQGWSTLTAEQIEAGTYAYQFDEASGTWQALRLLERDMFGDTITVRMQSAGPIILGYHWDGPDVDPDDVEALSMIDFEVYYATLDGETIYGANLDIRTEDERAIEATTIKFKGPLDASYQIISGGWGWETTQYDPADGQSLAEFLDSLSGQYELQYDFGGDGEFEESLLFELRVDGLDFSDFTIAPTVTSPGDGSTLVSANRTPTVTWEEVPEADFMIVDFQAVEPDGIPVEPTIFEAEIDASTTSITSDRLPTGVDFFVPVGAAKLYDDVAIQLGGTDVIDVSFVLAHFTPLSFSIERAESEVPAGNSSGTFGGGSSSVGGVDFSLQGVADAARFRAEYQPIGPNQEIMEMVYGSRVAVEDSYDVFYPGGHYQEGWRIDLVDANGDDVVASGMTLTLQYDPSLMWSHTAETNLQPFQYDESTGSWIKPTVISHDTTAHTFTVQTHLIAPIVLAIEHILAPAVTVSLAKTTNVAWSNELKFITHRDSDEVFSPRVGLETGEVHKTSNGSASQHIDTADALLLETSYGSEGESPGSALWEMDDELLELLANNQ; encoded by the coding sequence ATGGTACATCGCCACCGCCCCGCCAGTCGTTTGCATTCACGACATGCCAAGCGACGCATCATGTTGGAGCAATTGGAATGCCGCCAACTGCTCGCCGTCGATGGTTTTCAGATTGACCTCAGCGGTGGCGGGACTGTCGACCTGTTTGACACCGATGGCGGTGCGAGCATTCACGAGCTGTTTGTCAATGGAAGCCCAAACGGAGGAACTCTCGGCACGTCCAATGTTCCTGGGCAAAACAACGAGAACCCGGTTGCAGTTGCCGATTCGGTTGTCGTTAACGAAGACGGTCCGCTCATCAACATTCTGGTGGCCGATTTGTTGGCCAACGACAGTGACCCAGACAACAGTGGTCAGATGGCAATTGCCTCGATTGATGATTCATCGACGGTTGGTCAAGTCACTTTGGATGTAAATTCCGGCACGATTCTGTACGATCCGTCAGGGCTCTTTGAGTCACTCGGCGTCGGACAAAGCTCCGTCGATGTGTTCAGCTACACCCTGGACGATGGTGCCAACGGGCGAGGCAATGCGATGGTGACGGTTACCATCAACGGTGTGAACGATGCTCCGGCGATCACTGGCCCGGCCAGCACACGCGTTGACGAGGGTGGCACGGCAGCGGCATCAGGCACCTTTGCAGACATTGACGACGGTGATGCGATCATTTTGTCCGCCAGTGAGGGAAGCGTCGTTGGCGGCGATGACGGCGGTTGGTCTTGGTCGATGGATACGTTTGACGGACCAGACCAATCTCGCGACATAACGATCACCGCAACGGATGGTTCCAGCGAAACAGCATCATGGACGTTTCGTCTCAATATCGACAATGTTGCCCCCAGCATCGAACTGACGGGAGCCGAGACGGCGGTCGAGGGGGCCGGTTACGCGCTGACCCTCGGCACTGTGACGGATCCTGGACAAGAAACGATCACGAGCTACATCGTCGATTGGGGGGACGGAACGACTGAGTCGTTCTCCGATGCGGGCGTCAAAACGCATGTTTTCCCCGGCGGTCCGGCAACTCACGTGATCACTGTTTCCGTGGTGGATGAAGACGGAACCCACACGGCGGCGACAAAATCGGTTGTGGTGGAGAACGCTGCACCTCAGATCAACGTCGATCAAGCAACCGTGATGATCGATGAAGGATTCGTCGCAACGAATTCAGGAACCTTCCATGACGCGGGCACGGACGAGGTGACATTGTCAGCATCCGTCGGGTCGGTGATGAAGGAAAATGACGACGCTTGGTCGTGGACGCTGGCGACGCAGGACGGTCCTGTCGAAAGTCAAACGGTCACCATCACCGCAACGGATTCCGATGGTGCGCAGTTCACGGCGACGTTTGAGTTGTTCGTTTCCAATGTCGCTCCTGCCTTGACCGTCGATACAGCGTTGGTGACGGTCGACGAAGGATCGATTGCGACGAACTCTGGAACCTTTGCCGATGTTGATCAGGACGACGTGACATTGACGGCTTCGTTCGGAACTGTCGCACAAGACGTCAACGGTAGTTGGAGTTGGACGGCGGGAATCACTGATGGCCCTGATCAATCGCAAACCGTTACGATCACTGCGATCGACGAGGACGGCGGTCAGTCGACAGTGACTTTCGGACTCGTGGTCAACAATCTCGCGCCTGTCGCATCGGATCAAACCATTGACGTGATCGGCAATGTTCCCGTCACCCTGCCACTCGCTGTACTGCTCGAGGGAGCGACCGATGTGGGTATGGATGAACTGTCCGTTCTGACGCTTGATGATTCGGCAACGTCTGGATTGCTGTCTATCGACGAACAGAATCAGACATTTCGCTACGTTCCGGTGACCGGTTTCACAGGTAGCGATTCATTTGATTTCATCATTGTGGACAGCGACGGTGCGACGCATGCGGCCACCACATTGATCACGGTCAGCAACACGATCTGGTTTGTAGACAATTCAGCAGCATCGGGCGGAGATGGTTCGTTATCAGCGCCGTTCAATTCGCTGGCTCCCCTCAACGTTGACAACAACGTCGAGAACGGCGGTGATCCTGATCGGCCTAGCGATGTGATTTTTGTAGCGACCGGGATGGGCGTCTACGACACGTCGCACGGTGAGATCGAACACGATTCTGGTTTTCGCATGGAAGACAACCAGGTTCTGGTCGGCCAAGGAGCAAATGCGCTGACCTTGGAGTCATGGCTGGACGAGCAGCACGGTTGGATACTGCCCAATGGAAGCGATCCATTGCCTAGCCTGGGAGGGCTGTCCCCTCACATCACGAACACGACAGGAGACGTGATCACAATCGGCAACGGCAATCTGATCACGGGTGTGACGCTCGACCCGGTTGCAAGTGCTGGGATCGCTGGCGAAGGCGTTGATGGATTGGTGGTTGAGTTTGTGATCATCATCACCAGTGGTGGCACCAACGACAACGAAGGAATTCGGTTGACAACCGTCACCGGCACGCTCACCTTTTCCAGCCTTGATATCGGTAGCGAAACAGGCCAAACAAACGCCGGAACGGCCATTCAGATCGATGGCGGCACGGCAAATTTGAGCTTTAGCGACGTCGACATCGATCAACAAGGCGGCTCGTTGATCAGCATCATCAATACGTTTGCATCGACCCTGGAGTTTGACGAGAACAGCGAGTTGCGGCTCGGTGGTTCTACCGAAGCCGCGATCACGATCGCTGACAATGATGGTGGAACGGTCATCATCAACAACGTCAGCAACTCAGATCCCTCAGCGACCGTCGTTTTCAATATCGTCGGCAACGAAGGTCTGACGACGACGACCCCAGTCAACGATGCGCCGAGCTTCTCACTGGCAGCCGATGAGGTGAACGTGGATCTGCTCGACGGTACTGCAAGTTTCTCGGGGTTGTTCGCCAATCTGGTTCCGGGACCAGCCGATGAGGTAACGCAGGCCGTTGCGCTCTCGATCATCGGCAACGACCATGCAGAAATGTTTGCCGCTGCACCGGAGATTGATGCAAACGGGAATCTTGTTTTTACTCCACTTGCCGTGGGGTCGGCTACCTTGACGGTGATCGCGACCGACGATGGAGGAACCGCGAATGGGGGCGTGAATGTTTCGGAGAGCAAAACGATCACCATCCATGTCACGGAGGCGAATCGTCCGCCACAACTGGACGAAATCATTGATCCGGTCATTGATGAGTCTGTATTGCTGAGCTTTACTGCAACGGCAAGCGATCCGAATCGCGCAGATACACTGACATTTCAACTCACCGGTGATGTGCCTGTTGGCGCGTCCATCACGTCCGACGGTGAATTTGGATGGATGCCGACAGAGGAGCAAGGACCTGGAGACTATACGTTTAATATTGTTGTCTCCGACGGCGATCTCTCCGACTTGCAATCCATTACCGTCACGGTCCAGGAATCAAACTCCGCTCCGACGCTTGACGTGATCGCGCCGGCAGTGATCGATGAAGGCGACCTGTATACGTTCACCGCGTCGGCAAGCGACTCAGATTTGCCCGCAAATTTGCTGGCATTTTCACTGGCCGGTGAGGTGCCCGCAGGTGCGACTATGGATAGCGAAGGTCGTTTTCAATGGACGCCGACGGAGGCTCAAGGTCCGGGAGTGTTTCAGTTTGACATCGTGGTCAGCGATGGTGATCTGATTGATTCGCAAACCATTCAAATTCAAGTCAACGATGTTCCCAACGCGCCGGTGCTCGGTCCGCTACCCTCACAGACCACCAGCGAAGGCGTCGAGATTCGGTTCACCGCTGTGGCAACGGATTCAGATCTGCCGATCCAGATCCTCTCCTACAGTTTGGCTGGCGATGTCCCCACGGGTGCGGCGATCACTCCCGCTGGCGAATTCACCTGGACGCCTGACGAGACGCATGGATCGGGTCAGTTTATCTTTGATGTCGTGGTTTCCGACGGCAGCCTTTCCCACTCGCAGTCGGTCACGATCGACGTGACGGAGTCGAATGAAACGCCGTCGCTTGCTTCGATTGATGCACAAACGGTTGCCGAGCATTCGACGCTCAACTTTCAGGTCACTGCGACGGACGCTGATTTGCCGGCTCAAACGTTGACGTACAGCTTGGCAGGTACGGTCCCCACGGGTGCGGCGATCACTCCCACTGGCGAATTCACCTGGACGCCTGACGAGACGCATGGATCGGGTCAGTTTGTCTTTGATGTGGTGGTTTCCGACGGCAGCCTTACCCGCTCACAGTCGGTCACGATCGACGTGACGGAGTCGAATGAAACGCCGTCGCTTGCTTCGATTGATGCACAAACGGTTGCCGAGCATTCGACGCTCAACTTTCAGGTCACTGCGACGGACGCTGATTTGCCGGCTCAAACGTTGACGTACAGCTTGGCAGGTACGGTCCCCACGGGTGCGGCGATCACTCCCACTGGCGAATTCACCTGGACGCCTGACGAGACGCATGGATCGGGTCAGTTTGTCTTTGATGTGGTGGTTTCCGACGGCAGCCTTACCCGCTCACAGTCGGTCACGATCGACGTGACGGAGTCGAATGAAACGCCGGTTCTTGCTTCGATTGATGTACAAACGGTTGCCGAACATTCGACGCTCAGTTTTCAGGTCACTGCGACCGACACCGATTTGCCCGCTCAAGCGTTGACGTACAGCTTGGCTGGTGCGGTCCCCACAGGTGCGGCGATCACTCCCACAGGTGAGTTCACCTGGACACCTGACGAGACGCATGGCTCGGGTCAGTTCGTCTTTGATGTCGTGGTCTCCGACGGCAGCCTTACCCATTCGCGGTCGGTCACGATCGACGTGACGGAGTCCAACGGGGCGCCGGTCCTGGCTCCCATTGGCAATCAAGTGGTAGATGAAAACTCGCTGCTTAGTTTCAGCGTCAACGCGACTGACAGCGATTTGCCGGCTCAGACGCTCGTGTACAGCTTGGCTGGCAATGTTCCTGCGGGGGCGATGATCACGAACACGGGTGAGTTTTCTTGGACGCCCAATGAATCCCAGGGGCCGGGGATTTACAGTTTTGATTTGGTCGTCAGCGACGGCGTGTCTAGTGACAGCGAAACGATATCTGTGTTGGTGAACGACGTCGTATTGCCGACAATCGCTCAGGTCAGGCTTGAAATGAGTGAGATTCATGTCGGTGGCGAAACGTTCTATGCCAGTTGGCTTGAAGTCACTGAGCTGGGTGATTCAGTAACCCCCGCGACTCGAATCGACCTGATGCGGGCAGGAGACTCCTCGTTCGATCGCTTGTATACCGTAGGTGCGTATCATGAAGCCAGCTTTGACTATGGAACCATTGCCGACATGGTCTTGGCGCACGACGGCGAGCACCAAATAGGCATTGACTACGATGGCGATGGAGACCACGAAGCGCTGTTTACGATCGACGTTGACTTGTCAGCATTGGATGCGGCATCGTTCCCCGAACCACCGAACATCACCAGTCCCTCGGGGACGATTGAAACGACGACTCCGACACTCGTTTGGGACGCGATTGCTGGTGCTGAGACGTTGTATGTTTCGGTCGTTCAGAACAATGATAACTTTGACGAAGTTTGGTATACCGAGCCAGAACTGCATGGCGCCTCGACCAGTGTGACATCCGGCTTGCTGCCGACGGACACCGATCTGATCGCTTCCGTGCAAGCAAATTTCCGACGTGATGATCTGGCATCGATATCCAGTGACGACGGTGCGGTCTCGCTGGCATTCTACGTCAACGCAGTTTCGGGGAATCCCTTCACGATTAGCGAATCCAATCCGAGTGGTGCAGGCAGGATCATTGACGGGTTCGACGGAAACTCTGGTGGCGTTCCGAGCGGATGGAGCGTACCTGTTGGCGAACCGAGTGGTGTTGTGGAACAAAACTCTGCGGTCAACTTTTCAACCGACAGCCTGCTTGCATTGACCCCCAATCAAACGGTCGATTTGCAGAACCAGGAGACGACTTTCGTTGCACACTTTGACAGTCTGACCGGACAATCGGGCGTCGCTCTCGGTTTCTACACCAGTTTTGATGATACCGGGGAAGACGCAGGAATCGAGGTGTTCTATCAAGCCGCCAACAACTTGTTTGACATCGACATCTGGGACGCAGGCGGGACTGCACCTGACTACGATCTCAATCTCAACGTGCCTGATTCGTACGGCGGTGGAGCCTTTGACATCACATTGACCGTCAGCCCGGCCGGGTACCAAATCGAATTGGTTGGCGACGTGAACTTTGACTCCGGGCTGTTGTCGTACCCCGAGGGGCACGGCTTGACGCAGATGGGCAACGCTTCGCATCCGGGAATCATCATCAACATGGAATCCGGCACGGCGACCGCATCGCTCACGGGCGTGGAAATCACGAGCCATGAGGTCAGTGATACACCATTCGCGGAATTTGAGATCGCTCTGGAGCAAGCGATTTTTCCCGATGGCAGCACAGCAGCATTTGGATACCTGGATATCACGCTGACGCAAGATGATCGCTGGAGCAGCGAGATGGAAATCCATATCCAGAGGCCGGGTGGGGCTTTCGAACAGCAGCCCACGGGATGGAACTCCGTTGGACTTGATCTGGAAATGAGCGACGGACAGACGCTGGATGACTTCATCGCATCCATTGCGGGCCAGTACGTCGTGGGCGTCGACTACGATGGTGCCACGGATGGCAATAGTGACTTTGACGAACAGTTTACGGTCATCCTCGATCTTGCGGGCATTGATGAGGAATCCTTTCCAGCGATCCCCACGATCGTTTCGCCCGCCAGTGGAGCGATCCTGCCCGCAGGTAACCGAATGGTCACCCTCGATTGGGAACCTGTGGCTGAAATCGATTTCTACCATGTCGGTGTTTCGGGTGGTGTATCGACGGACGTTCCAGCAGAGGAAACACAGCAGACGTTCGAGTTCTTGCCCAGCGGTCAGAGCCTCCTAGGATTCGTCGGTGGCTCCAAGAATCACTCCAGAACGTCGCTCGCTCCCGGGGATCCAACCGTCGATCACGTTTTCCGAATGAGTACGTATCGCGGAGTTGATCTCAGCATCGAAAGCGAACTGACTGGCATATCTCAAGGCGGTGCGATCGGGACACACGCCGGTGGCAGTACGACGCTTGGCGGATTGGACTATGAATTTGTGGGCGTACATCACGATGCATTGCTGTTTGCTGACTATCTCAGGCCTGGCGGATGGGAGGATGTTGCAGAGATCATCGGCGGCGATGACCGCTTGCAGCAATTCCTCGCCACTGCGCAATGGACAGGAGAAATCTATCAGGTCTGGGATATTGCGTTGATCGACGACACTGAAACGGATGTCGATTTCGTACACGGCGATTTGAAACTCCGCTACGACACCACGCTGTTCGATCAAGGATGGTCGACATTGACCGCGGAGCAAATCGAAGCTGGGACCTATGCCTATCAATTCGATGAAGCCTCGGGAACATGGCAGGCACTACGACTACTTGAACGCGACATGTTCGGTGACACCATCACGGTTCGGATGCAGTCCGCCGGGCCGATCATCTTAGGTTATCACTGGGACGGGCCTGACGTTGATCCCGACGATGTAGAGGCGTTGTCCATGATCGATTTTGAAGTGTACTATGCCACACTCGACGGTGAAACGATCTACGGAGCAAATCTCGATATTCGGACCGAGGATGAACGCGCGATCGAGGCGACCACGATCAAGTTCAAGGGGCCCTTGGATGCCAGCTACCAAATCATCTCTGGAGGTTGGGGCTGGGAGACAACTCAATACGATCCCGCCGATGGACAATCTCTCGCAGAGTTTCTCGATTCGCTCAGCGGTCAATACGAGTTGCAGTACGATTTCGGAGGCGATGGCGAGTTCGAAGAATCATTGTTGTTTGAGCTCCGTGTCGATGGACTGGATTTCAGTGATTTTACGATCGCACCCACCGTCACCTCTCCAGGGGATGGTTCCACTCTCGTATCAGCCAATCGCACACCAACAGTGACTTGGGAAGAGGTGCCCGAAGCGGATTTCATGATCGTTGACTTCCAGGCCGTGGAACCGGACGGGATCCCTGTTGAGCCAACCATCTTTGAGGCAGAGATCGACGCATCGACAACCAGTATTACCAGTGATCGATTGCCAACCGGCGTCGATTTCTTTGTGCCCGTGGGAGCTGCGAAGTTGTATGACGACGTAGCGATTCAACTCGGCGGGACAGATGTGATTGACGTGTCTTTCGTGCTGGCGCACTTCACACCACTGAGTTTCAGCATTGAAAGAGCCGAGAGCGAGGTCCCCGCCGGAAATTCATCGGGCACGTTTGGTGGCGGCAGTTCCTCTGTCGGAGGCGTTGATTTCTCACTCCAAGGTGTCGCTGACGCGGCGCGTTTCCGAGCAGAGTATCAACCCATCGGTCCGAATCAGGAAATCATGGAGATGGTTTACGGAAGCCGAGTGGCGGTTGAAGATTCTTATGATGTGTTCTATCCCGGCGGACACTACCAAGAGGGCTGGCGGATTGATTTGGTCGATGCAAATGGCGATGACGTCGTCGCTAGCGGAATGACTCTCACACTACAATATGATCCGTCGTTGATGTGGAGCCACACAGCCGAAACCAACCTGCAGCCATTCCAATACGATGAATCAACCGGCTCATGGATCAAACCAACCGTGATTTCGCATGACACGACCGCCCATACGTTCACCGTTCAAACCCATCTGATCGCGCCGATCGTCTTGGCAATCGAACACATTCTCGCTCCGGCTGTCACGGTAAGTTTGGCGAAAACCACGAACGTTGCTTGGTCGAATGAACTGAAATTCATCACGCATCGCGATTCTGACGAGGTGTTCTCGCCCAGAGTTGGCCTGGAGACCGGCGAAGTACACAAAACGAGTAACGGCTCGGCATCACAGCACATCGACACGGCCGACGCTCTGTTACTAGAGACGTCTTATGGGAGTGAAGGTGAGTCCCCCGGCAGTGCACTCTGGGAAATGGACGACGAGCTGCTGGAATTGCTCGCCAACAATCAATAA